The following DNA comes from Musa acuminata AAA Group cultivar baxijiao chromosome BXJ1-4, Cavendish_Baxijiao_AAA, whole genome shotgun sequence.
TACTATGGTTAATATAAAGTTCTGAGTTTCCCTATGCCACTTATTGTGCTCATTGCATATTAGCTAACATGTTTGTACACTTTGTTACTAGATTCTGTGACGATGGTAGTTCTTCGGCGACATATTTCCATGATTGTTGGATACAGAAGatggatgaacatctttttgtggATTCGGTCGTGCAAAGACATCTTTTTATGACTCCGAATCGTGGTAAAATATTTCATCCCTTtatctgatttattaaaaaagaatctgatGAATGAGAATCCTATATTAGTAAGTCGAAGTTGTTATATTGTGCCAAGTGCCAACTGCCAACAATGAGTTTCTTGGCGAACTCCATGAGTGTCTTGATTGTGCATTTTTAGTTGACATGTAATTGGTCTATAGATTAGGTCTCTTGTTGATTGGGACAAAGAAAATGGGAAAATATATTGTTTCTTAGCTGCCACTAGGGAATGCCACTGCTTATTTACTTGGTTTTAATATGTTTGTCTTAGGATAGAAACCAAAGGCAATTTAGATTACACAATCTACAAGTAATGTAATGCAGCAACTATATGGAAATATCATGCAAAGGTTTACTTAATCAACTACTtcatgatcaaaccactatagcTAACCACAGCATGGTACAATTATTTTCATCGAAGAAGTGATTTTTGAGTAGTAAAAACAATTTAAGTCTGAAGCATTTACTGAAAATAACTGTCTTTATTTGTGATAAACATTGTATGACAATTTACAGCTACAAATGGAAACTGAGAAAAAAAAGGTGTTCCGTTGAGTCTATCaattatatgtataatatatattgaTCCAGTATAGCAAGAAGGAAAATGTGCCAAGTAAATACTAGGTCATGGTTGACTTGAGTAAACAAACAAAGTTCTGTCTGGCACTAATTTAGGCTTCACATGAAGGCAGAAAGAGAAGTAAAGAAGATAATGCTTTCTTCTTGATTGGCAGAGATAATAGAAAGCAGAGGATCATTGTACATGGAATGTGATGAAAGTAACTTGGAATCCTGTTTACGTGAAGTACAATTCTGTATAATTGCAATGAAAGACGACtaagaattaaaaatatttttatgatagttCTATTAGCTATGCATCATAAGTGGGAGGAGAGTTGTATTAACTATTAATATAGGAGACTAATAAACCaaacttaagcattttggataTGTGGTCAAAGGCTCCTATACCCAAATTACTGGGACGATTTACGGTACCGATAATTGGTGTCAGATTGGAGCTACTACTAGATGTGTGGCAAGTGGGCTGAAGTATTAAAAGCAGTACCTGTGGATGGTGTGAGAGATGCGTCATTGTACGGGTCATCACTGGGTCATAGGCCTCATGTCATTTAGTAGGAACGATTCTGCACTATGTGCCGGGCTCTAATAATGGCATCAAATTTGGGTGAAAGAAATCGTAGTCCAATTAGTCGTGTATCAGAAGTGAGAAGATGGTTGTGATGATATTTAAGGTTAGATGGGCTCCACTACCAGTAAACAGAATTAAGGGCCAATGAGCCTTTTTGGTCAGGTTATGACAATATTTCTGATTTCCAAAGAGAGCAACCATTGTTTTTTTGGCAGACAACAGAACTCTTATCTTGAATAAATCAGTTTGATAGCATCTTCTTTACTAGTTCAAGTTTGAAGTTTCTGAAACAATGCAGGATGTTTGGATGATATTCAGACTGCCGATGAGTCAGAAATATGACTGGATATGTATATGTTAGCATAAAAAGGGTGGCTTTCTTTTTAATACAAAATGGTTGGGGTGAAACCTAAAACTTAATTGCTTTAAGAATTAAATTATGCGCCTTATTTGAacaaattttgatttatttttaattgttAGTGATCAGCACATCAATCTCTAAAACAAGCATCTTCTAGTGGTGTTTTGCTTTTTCGTCAAATCCTTCACATATTCTGAAAAATGAAATTCCAGTATGGCAACATGGGAAAATTTACTCATGGTGCCATTTGTGTGGGCAAAACAAATTATTCTATCAGATGTGATGACAAATTTCAACCTAAAGCAACAATGATATAATTTTGGATTCTTTTGGGAGTTCTTTCGAACTGTGAATGCGTAAAAGAAACTTTATGGTCCGTGTAGAGGAAACTAAACAATGTCAAGGTAACAATGAAACTTAATAATATCAGACTAGTCAAGGAGGAGTGATTTTTCTCTCTAAATGAATAAATATGTTCATTATCAATATGCTTTGATTCATTATTTAGTTTTATCCTGGTACTAGTGCCCTTTTTTGAGATGGATCAGCATATTATGACACGCAAAAGAGCATAATACTAAACTAATGTTGCTTTTCACTATGCTTGGCTTTAAATGACGGTCAACTTAATATCCCAACTGATGAAATTTCTTGTGTTATTCATGATTGATAACTAAAATTTTCAAAGCTGCAATCCTAATGTAGACTTTTAGCTGATGGTTAAGTCGCAACTAATCATATTTTACAGGTTTTTAGTTTTTCCATGTGCCACCTACATTGATAACATGATAGCAATGTATACATTGATCAACATTGGTCAGTGTGGGAAATGAATCTAGGTAAACTCATACTTATAACATGATACTTGTGCTAAGATGACATGGAATTCTGTAGACAGGCATGGTTTTAGCAGTTGTAACTGTAAGCAAATTCATCTCAGTTAGATGTTTTTCTTATTTGATGTCCAATTTATAGGACCATGAACCAAGTCGAAAATCAATGAACCTGTAGCATAATATCTCAATGCTTTAAGCTGGAATTATGCCTTCTGTTAATTGTATCCATAGTCacttttttttacttttctcTATTCTTCAAAATCATGTACCATTTTATGTCAAGTTGTCTTGTTTGTCACATTGTGTAATTTAGGACTTCTTTAAACAATAATTTCAGGTGAACTATGGCACCTATTGAGGACAGAGGTTTTCGGCCTGTTTATTATAACCCAGCTTCATTGCCTGCAGTTTTTATCATTGATCCATCACTGGTTTAAAAATGCATTTCTTAAGTGGTGTAATAGCAGAAGAGTTATGATGTTTATGGAGGTGTGAATTTTCCTGTCCGTGGTACTTGATCTTGTGTCCTCAAAAAAGAAATGCATGCCTCAAGTTGCATTATGCAAGCAAAGCATTTGTTTGAGGTTCTCTTATGCAAAGTTTTGGTTAATGTATGACCTCACTGACTTTTGAGCTTTCATTAAATTCTGAAACCAAAATTTTGCTCAAGAATTCTTGGATTATGAGAGACTTCACTTGCCTTATCTATCCTTATACGTGATTCCTTATGTAGGTGTTGCCCAGTCAATGGGGGGCTAACAAATGGAACATCCTGCTCTTCCTCAGAAATTTCAAGGTGAAAGTGATCATACCGATACACCTAATTTGTTAGGTATCGTAAACTGTCTAATCACTAACAGCTGATTTACAATCATGCTATTTATAGTCTTTATCTTGGCTATGTGCATCTACTTTCATCTTTATCTTGATATATTTGTACAAAGGAGAGAGAGATTCATGACTCCACCTAGGAATTGTATTTTGTAGATGTCTGCCTTCTGAATTGATTTAAACTTGGTACTAAATCTTGGACTAGCTAATAGGAGAATGAATGTTCAACGTTTGTTATTAGAAGACCTAATAATCACTGTGTTTGCAGGAAGTTCGATTGGAGAACACGAGATGATCGCAATGGTGGAAGCTGCAGCCTTAAATGATGATTAGCTCGAGTATACCAACCTCAGATGACTTTGCCGGTAGAGATGGATATCAACATCTTGACTACTCTCTTAGATAAAAGTTAGGGTTGATTGTGGAATCTTATAACTATCTTTATGAATTGTTTACAGTTGACGAATACTTTTGTTGAATGTTCTTATGAGCCTATGTATAGAAAATCCAATAAGGTTGCTGATTGAGATCTTTGGGGGATGGAGTCTGAAGTTTCTAATGAGTTTTGTACTCTGTGACTTTGTTATATAACATATAAACTGTTGTTCTTTATCCACCCCCCCAACAAAAAGTTATCAGAACCCAAGTTGATGACAAGTCACAAAATAATTGTCTTTCAAATCCTAATTCTTCAAAATTTAATAGCCCAATGGAagaattgcatatatgcacatatatatcttcagaatatgttattttcatatttaGGTGGAGTATGTATTGGCCAAATACGAAAACTCATGCCTTTGTGGGTAATTAATTCGTCATTACCTGATAGATCAGATCAAGATTTTAAATCCCCTATCCAATACAAATTCGTTAtaatccaaataataataatactcaaTGTCACTAATTAGACATTATTTAGACCAGTAAATACTGACTAGTAATTTAAAAAAAGTAGTAAAATAACAGTGCAGCTAACACCATTAACAAATGATCCATTAGTAAATGGTTCTAACATCAGAACTCTTAATTGCTTCTCTGATGAACTTGCAGTATAACCACTGAACCAGTTAATAAAAGCAAGAACTTGTTCATCACAAGTTTGAATTCTAGTACAATGAAAGGAGACAAGCCAATGCAGCAATGAGACATGATTCAAGTGCTAAAAATGTTGGAAGTTTGCCTCCATCTTTCCTTAGGAACATCCCATGGTAGATTGGCAAGTTGAGCATTACCAACATCCCACAAAGAAGAAACTGAAGAGCCATTTGATCTTTAAATCCCTCCCTCACCACAGCCATTATCACACTAGCCACCAAACAGAGCAGGTTAAGCATGGCTATCGCGGCCAACACCGAGAACATTGGAGAAGATGATCCAAACTCCATGACCCCTTTCTTCAGTCTCtccaatgcctcatgatcagcaaccttAGCAGTAATATCAAAACTGGACTTGCCAAGTCCCAGTGATTGCATTGTAGTGTCTAATAAGCTGAAGAAGTATGAGCAAGTTCTTCTCATTAATCTCATTCTTTGCATGTTCCACCAGCTTCGGAATGACTGCTGACACCAAAGGGCCTCTCCTAAGCTGTATGCTTGTGTACCGATGATCACATACACAAAGACTGGGAACCAAGAACTTGAGATCTGCTCACAGAAACTTGTCACAGTCAAATACTAGCCTCCAGCAGTAAAGCATGAAGGTTTAAGTGTTTTCTATGCAACTATAGTGTCACATTGAAAAGGTCTGGTCTATTGGAGATTAGATCTACAACTATAAGTTTCAGATGCCTTGTTTTGTTTTATATTTAGTTAAAACAGGGAATAAGTATGTAACTGACATGTAGgatacattttctcaaattggaAAATCTGCCTTGAGTAGGATTCTGACCATTATTCTTCACCTGTGACTATTTTTTTGTTGTATATGTATTGAAACAAACATCTCATGAATTTCATATTTAAAAGATTAAAGGTCCcaacaatgaaaaagaaaaatgtaaGATATGAATAGCAACAGCTAATGTCATTGGAGTAATAGCAAGAAACTGAAGAAAAAGAGATCTGAATCAACTTTGCGCATGCTAATTCAGTAGCTAAGTCTATAGCCCAAAACTACTCATGTTAACTTAGCAGTTCCTCTCTTAAATGTTAACTAAGAATGAGCTAAATGATGCCAACAAGACTAGACTAAGTCATCAAAGTAGATGAACTTGAAATCTGTAAGAGCTAAGCTTGAGAAAGTGGAAAGGAGTACTTACTCTTGGGTACAAAGGAATGCCTTTGAGAAGGCAAAGGGAAGGGATAATAACATAATATAGAGTTGGCAACGACATAGGAGCCCATAACATGTATGTAGCATAAGACATCTGAAGCCTTAACTCGATCTTTCCATAGCCATAGAGAAAAGGACAATATTTCGAGAGGAAGGTTTGGAAGAGCCCTTCAGACCATCGCTTGTGTTGCACCAATAGCTGTGACAGTGTAGTAGGAGATATGCCTAAGAAGCCTTTCCTCGAAGGATTGTAGTAAATTGATCTCCATCCGTTCATTTGGATTGACAAGCCAGTTACCACATCCTCCACCAAGCACCCATACTTGATACCAATCTGCAAGATGAGAGACCATCACCATAACTGTGTTTGTGTGTATAAGAGAGAGAGGGAGTGTGAGAGAAGGAGAGATTACATCTTTGCCCCAGTTAGTGTTCTGCTCATAGGTACATGATGCAAGATCCTTTGCTCTCTCTTCTAAAAAGCTTGTGCTTTCTTCTGGTTTTCTCATTTTTACTTGGTTCCACATATCCCTGAGCATCCTACGGTGCTCGCTATACTTGAGGCCACACAAACTTTCTCTTCTGTGAAAGCATCCTGTGCCAAGATATATGGAGTCCCCCAGACCTGGCATTTCCACCTTCATTGGAAAACATTTTAAGCATGTAGGTCAGAAAGACAAATGTCGAGAAATGATATTATGTAACTATCTTTACATGGGCATTTCCCAgaaaaattttgttttgttttaaccAAAAAGATGTCAAAAATTGAACTATAGCTAAAGAAATTATTCTTTGAATTAGAAGTTAATAattcaaaaggagaaaaaaaaagaagttgtGTAAAATTTAGTGAATAATTTGTGTTTCTCGTGCCGGTACCTCATTTACAATTGATATATAATCACCATAGATGTTGTTCTTGTCAAGATTGTTGAAGTTCTGTGGAAACTGCACATACCCAATTTGCTGACCGCTTTCTTCATCCAGGAAGAAACACATTGCATTCTTCACTGATTCTGAACTGTTGGAGTACATATCACAGTCCACATTGAGAATAACAGGACTGTTGCTTATCTCGGAGGATACTCTTATCTGCACAAGATTAGGGTAACATTAAGAATATTCATGTATACCTTTTTCTTATGTTAGATAATTGAACATGTTAAGAGAACACATCAGATCATAAATTAAAAGAAATTCTAATAAAATAACATATCATCAAACTAGTAGAATATGCTTCTCAATTTTTGCTTGCTTCTAATGTCCACTTCATAGTTTCTCGACAACAACACTTACTGGATTCATTTCTGTGACAGATGACAGAACTGAACAGTAACATCACCAAGGAACTGCCATGAACAACTGTAATTTCAAGCAGCTACATTTCATATTGGTGATCTTTGAACTCTTAACTGCCAGAAGTATCTACAGTTTTCCAGTCTGGTGCAATGtggaatgaacttataatctgatGATTGAATCGATTCCATGATTCTAAGTTCAATCTGGTGCAATGtggaatgaacttataatctgatGATTGAGTCGATTCCATGATTCTAAGTTCATAACCCCAGTCATTTCCCATTTTTGGTAGAACAGATCTGCTAATTCTCCTACGTACTTTCttatccaaaagaaaaaagaataaaaataagcaTCCAACATTGCACTATAACAATTAAGGTGTGTACTTGTACATGCAGATATGAACATGAAATGGTTGgataaatatcataaattacCAATGCATTTAGTGCTCCGGCTTTGAAATTATGAGGATACCGAGGCCTTTTTTCTCGAGATAAATATACAAGTGTTGGTAGGGTGTTTCCTTCGATATCTATAGCATTCTGGTCCCTTCCATCAATTAATATCTGAAGAACAAATTTTAAAAATGTCAGCAGTAAGTAAAAATGTAAAGGCCCGCGCAGAGAAGAGCTTTAAGCTAACACATACATTTTGCTGCCCTCCACAAAAAGTCCTTGTTCATCTTTAACATCTAGTAAGAGTATAAAAGCCATGTTGAAATTTATCAAGTTCTTAATTCCAACTCATGAAGATTTTTAGCCTCCAGGATACCAGCATGGAATATAGTTACCATCCTTAttcaagaacaaaaaacaaaaacaaaagaaaagaaaagaaaaaaactaatTCAGCATGGGACTCTACTTGTTCAAACTGATAAATGGCTACCTGCAACTCAGTAAAAAATCGAACATGGAACTTCTTAGAATTTGCAACAAGAAAGAATATGTTGCATGATACTATGGTCTTGGAATCGTGAATAAATATTCTTTAGTCATTTATCAGGGAAAAATGTGCCACCTGCACTATAGCCCGGTGATTTCCAGGTGTAATTTGTGAATTCCATTCAGAAAAGCCCTTGTGTTGCTTGTTAACACTGCTTGCAACCCGACCGAAATCGGTTGCAACTTTAATCCGGTCCTCCATCGCATAGTACATCTCCTAATTCAAAGAAAACAACAGCGAAGTCAAATCGATTTTGTGATAGCATAGGCAAATGACGATttatagtaaattcatagcacaaGCAAAACTGTCACACTCTTCTATCTAAGTTGGTAGCACCGCATTGCATCAAATGATCTCTCTTATCATCTGACCACAACAGAGAAAGTTGATTTCAGTAATTTATCACCAAAAGAACCATGTTTATTCCATCAGCTTTCTTAGCATTAATTGACGTGATGGAATTATGAAGTTCCAAAGAAGCTTGACCTTTTACACAAAAATAAATGACAAACATTTCCTCCTCAAGTTTTCGATCAAATCTTGTCCAATAGCATGGTCCCTTGGAACTCAtagatgatatcaaaatctttctTGCTGAGTTGTGCTTCTTGATCATTTAATTCAACATGAAAAGGGAAGGAGAATTACAAATTACCTTGATGCGATCCAACTCACTGGCATAGCGAAGATCATGTTGCTCGGGTGACGAGAAGTACGCTGCCGGGGACCTGGGCTCCACATTGAACCTTTTACAGAATGAAATCCAGTGTCTGACAAAATCTGTGGCTTCTAGCAGTGAATAAAATGTCAACTCAGAGGCACCATCATCCGATACATAGATGCTTAACTTCTCTGGTGGGTAGTCATAGGCCATCACCGAGAGTACTGTGTTCATAACCAGGACTGGTGGCTCGATGGTAGGATCAGCAGTGCAAACAAATATGTCCACAGGTGGCAGCTCATTCCCATATCTAGCTTCAGATGTTGAATACAGGATCAGAAGAAAACATCAAGCACATCTCATTGATTCATGACCCAAACTTAAGTTCTTATGCTTCATCTTCATCCCAAGATAACAATATAGAAAGTAGACAAAAGAACATTTTTCAGAGATTAAGTTAGTAAATAAGCACCCTTTTGTTTTGGTTCTAGCTCAAATCGAACAAGTTCTAGTGACTGCATATGTATAAACACACATTATGTGGCTATATTAATATTGGTTAATAAGCAAGATTAGATAAGTCAATAAACACCCTTTTTTTCTTGAGGAATGAAGAATGTCTTTGTTCTAGCTCAACTTGCACAAGTTCTAACATCACTACACATGGATAAACACTGGTTAATAAGCAAGATTAGGTAAGTCAATAAGAACCCTTTTTCTGTTGAGGAATCAAAAAATGTCTCTGTTCTAGCGCAACCTGTACAAATTCTAGCAAGAACTGCATATACATAAGCACACATCATGTCGATAACATTGGTACTGGTTAATAAGCAAGAATAATTTAGTCAATAAGCACCCTTTCCTCTTGAGGAATAAAAAATGTCTTTGTTCCTACCTCAATCTGCACAAGTTGTTGCAATCACTACATATGTACTAACACACATCAAGTGGATGCAGTAATACTGATTAATGAGGGTATTCCTGCCTAATCTAAATCAGACAAAGAGCAAGAAGAGAAAAACCCTACTTTTGGGAGAGCCGCTCCTTGAAGGTTCGGTGGTAGATAGGGCACCACCGGAAGGATTGGGTGAGAACCCAGTAGAACCCAAAGCAAAGCTCGGCCACCAGCATCCCCATCCAAGCCCACCTCCCCTTCTCCCCGATCTCCGGTATGTTCGTAGTTCTGTACACCCATGTCAAGCACACCCCACCACACACCGACGCAGCATACAGCTTGTACCATGTTCTCCCCCTCCTCACCCTGGTCTCAAACAGCCGTCCCTCCCCTTCtccccccatctctctctctctctctctctcactctctcactcTCGGGTGATAGAGTCCGTCCAATGAGCACTGAAGCTAACAGCTGAGTCCAAACGAAGGAATTTTCGCTTCCATTGGTTTAGGGGATAGAGTTGACTGGTGTTTTGGCACACACAGTTCTCGGTCATACTCTCTGCCTCCATCGATTCTGCCTAAAATATGCATTAACGAGAGACTCGTACATGGATaagtttttcttgttcttgtagCGAAATTGGTCATTAAAATAGTCAACAATGGGGAGAAAGAGTGTGCCGTGGAGAGTCGCTCTTCGTCTCTCCTCGAACTGTGTGGTGTTTGTGTTGTCTTGATGGCTTGCACTGAGCATGTTGGTCAATCTACGGCTTGCTTCGATGGGTTGCCTTCGTGTCGATCCCGAGCTCGGAGTTTGCTGCTGTAGATCCGCAGGTAGATTTGGCTGACGTTTAAGTCGGCGGCGGCGGGACGGAAATCTATAACATAGGAAATGGGAGAGGAAAGTCGGCGGCGGATAAATATTGCGGCTTTCTTTTGTCTTTTAAAAGGAGTTTTTTTTCCTgaaaatctaaaaagaaaaatttttCCTCAATTTTTATTAGTTTTCTGTCAACCAAACATTGAGGGAAAATTTTATAGTCATTGGAGTTTGTTGTGATCATATGCCCAAAGAGTTTTACCATGACATGATCATATTCTAgagcaagattttttttttcgaaaattaAAACCTTATTAATAACAAAACAAAGGATACAAATAATTAGattaattaatcataattataaagaGATAAACTAATATTTGAATTGGTTTATAGGACTCGATGAATCTATATATTTTAGatgagttaattatatattacctcttatacttaaattttattattatcgtGATTTTTGtacttcaaaaatttatattgaacttCATCTTGAAAGTGAAACAAATAATCTTATTTGTTCTAACGTTATTAGTTGTATCGATGAAAATATAATACGTGACACTGTATTAAATTGATGCGAAAATAATggacaaaaaataattttaacattgctTATGTTTCTAACATGTGAGATGTTGACATTACGTTTTttcgataaaatcattagaaacaaAAGAGACGTTGAAATTATCATTTTGTCTATCACTTTCACATTGATCTAGCACATGAtgtcatatattatatttttcgtCAATACAACTATcgatattaagataaataaaattatttattttatttttaaaactattaaggatcctaatttttttttaatgtaccgAGATGTTAATAAAATCTAAGTAtaagggataatatgtaattaagcc
Coding sequences within:
- the LOC135648304 gene encoding cellulose synthase-like protein E6 isoform X1, encoding MGGEGEGRLFETRVRRGRTWYKLYAASVCGGVCLTWVYRTTNIPEIGEKGRWAWMGMLVAELCFGFYWVLTQSFRWCPIYHRTFKERLSQKYGNELPPVDIFVCTADPTIEPPVLVMNTVLSVMAYDYPPEKLSIYVSDDGASELTFYSLLEATDFVRHWISFCKRFNVEPRSPAAYFSSPEQHDLRYASELDRIKEMYYAMEDRIKVATDFGRVASSVNKQHKGFSEWNSQITPGNHRAIVQILIDGRDQNAIDIEGNTLPTLVYLSREKRPRYPHNFKAGALNALIRVSSEISNSPVILNVDCDMYSNSSESVKNAMCFFLDEESGQQIGYVQFPQNFNNLDKNNIYGDYISIVNEVEMPGLGDSIYLGTGCFHRRESLCGLKYSEHRRMLRDMWNQVKMRKPEESTSFLEERAKDLASCTYEQNTNWGKDIGIKYGCLVEDVVTGLSIQMNGWRSIYYNPSRKGFLGISPTTLSQLLVQHKRWSEGLFQTFLSKYCPFLYGYGKIELRLQMSYATYMLWAPMSLPTLYYVIIPSLCLLKGIPLYPRISSSWFPVFVYVIIGTQAYSLGEALWCQQSFRSWWNMQRMRLMRRTCSYFFSLLDTTMQSLGLGKSSFDITAKVADHEALERLKKGVMEFGSSSPMFSVLAAIAMLNLLCLVASVIMAVVREGFKDQMALQFLLCGMLVMLNLPIYHGMFLRKDGGKLPTFLALESCLIAALACLLSLY
- the LOC135648304 gene encoding cellulose synthase-like protein E6 isoform X2; the encoded protein is MNTVLSVMAYDYPPEKLSIYVSDDGASELTFYSLLEATDFVRHWISFCKRFNVEPRSPAAYFSSPEQHDLRYASELDRIKEMYYAMEDRIKVATDFGRVASSVNKQHKGFSEWNSQITPGNHRAIVQILIDGRDQNAIDIEGNTLPTLVYLSREKRPRYPHNFKAGALNALIRVSSEISNSPVILNVDCDMYSNSSESVKNAMCFFLDEESGQQIGYVQFPQNFNNLDKNNIYGDYISIVNEVEMPGLGDSIYLGTGCFHRRESLCGLKYSEHRRMLRDMWNQVKMRKPEESTSFLEERAKDLASCTYEQNTNWGKDIGIKYGCLVEDVVTGLSIQMNGWRSIYYNPSRKGFLGISPTTLSQLLVQHKRWSEGLFQTFLSKYCPFLYGYGKIELRLQMSYATYMLWAPMSLPTLYYVIIPSLCLLKGIPLYPRISSSWFPVFVYVIIGTQAYSLGEALWCQQSFRSWWNMQRMRLMRRTCSYFFSLLDTTMQSLGLGKSSFDITAKVADHEALERLKKGVMEFGSSSPMFSVLAAIAMLNLLCLVASVIMAVVREGFKDQMALQFLLCGMLVMLNLPIYHGMFLRKDGGKLPTFLALESCLIAALACLLSLY